Proteins from a genomic interval of Niabella soli DSM 19437:
- a CDS encoding cell division protein FtsQ/DivIB, producing the protein MLLTLMWLGVGIIMFTIVAAAMRVQDDSVCAGYDINIKGAGGGGSLFTSEAQIIKLLKEAAHGDIKGERKSGFNLPGIEDLLEQSSWVYNAELYFDNKDILRVNVTERRPLARVFTAGGQSFYIDEAGKQIPLSDKVSLDVPVFTGYPNNKIMKASDSSLLENMIAAASFINNDSFWVAQVSQIDIHPDGKDRWDMQMIPVVGNHRVDLGDGSEIASKFHRLYLFYDQVLKRTGFDKYKTVEVQYNGQVVGVKGTYTKLDSIQLRKNIEQLLQQSRKANDLIEVAPAVAGVKRIEVDTAAEAKLVYGQPLNDDGLDTLDLMPVGDKSQVSASEAVAAPPVVVPAGQPLKNAEEGKEVVKKTAPKRSEEKEPVHKKTAPAKKAVKQAPARVTNTKEAHKKPAEKKVVAKSAHTTAKKPAVKPNATRKEHSAKPATGKGTSNKKDVKKPVAKPAADKKKTTKKNTD; encoded by the coding sequence ATGTTATTAACACTCATGTGGCTGGGTGTGGGTATAATAATGTTTACGATAGTGGCAGCGGCTATGCGGGTGCAGGATGACAGTGTTTGTGCAGGTTATGATATTAATATAAAAGGCGCCGGTGGCGGAGGAAGTCTTTTTACCTCAGAAGCGCAGATCATAAAGTTGTTAAAAGAGGCGGCTCACGGGGACATCAAAGGGGAGCGCAAAAGCGGGTTCAATTTGCCGGGCATTGAAGATCTTTTGGAACAAAGCTCCTGGGTGTACAATGCTGAATTGTATTTCGATAATAAGGATATACTTCGGGTAAATGTAACCGAGCGCAGGCCCCTGGCGCGGGTATTTACAGCAGGTGGTCAGTCGTTTTATATTGATGAGGCCGGAAAACAGATTCCGCTTTCTGATAAGGTTTCATTGGATGTGCCCGTATTTACCGGGTATCCCAATAACAAGATCATGAAGGCATCAGACAGTTCTTTGTTAGAAAATATGATTGCGGCGGCATCCTTTATCAATAATGATTCCTTTTGGGTGGCCCAGGTGTCTCAGATCGATATTCATCCGGACGGCAAGGATCGATGGGATATGCAAATGATCCCGGTTGTGGGAAATCATCGGGTGGATTTGGGTGATGGAAGTGAGATCGCTTCAAAATTTCACCGCCTGTATCTGTTTTATGACCAGGTGTTGAAACGCACGGGGTTTGATAAATACAAAACGGTAGAGGTGCAGTATAATGGGCAGGTAGTAGGCGTTAAAGGAACCTACACAAAGCTGGACTCTATCCAGTTGCGTAAAAATATCGAGCAGTTATTGCAGCAGTCCCGGAAGGCAAATGACCTGATTGAAGTGGCGCCTGCTGTAGCCGGAGTAAAAAGGATCGAGGTGGATACTGCGGCGGAAGCGAAACTGGTTTATGGTCAGCCGTTGAATGATGATGGTTTGGATACGCTGGATCTAATGCCGGTAGGAGATAAATCTCAGGTAAGCGCTTCTGAGGCGGTTGCAGCGCCGCCCGTTGTAGTGCCTGCGGGGCAGCCGCTTAAAAATGCGGAAGAAGGCAAAGAGGTTGTTAAAAAAACAGCGCCAAAAAGGTCAGAAGAAAAAGAACCCGTGCATAAAAAGACAGCACCGGCAAAAAAAGCAGTAAAGCAGGCTCCGGCGCGTGTAACGAATACGAAAGAAGCGCATAAAAAGCCGGCTGAAAAGAAAGTTGTTGCAAAGTCCGCGCATACAACAGCAAAAAAACCGGCAGTGAAGCCCAATGCCACCCGAAAAGAGCATTCAGCAAAACCGGCAACAGGCAAGGGAACGTCTAACAAAAAAGATGTAAAAAAGCCCGTTGCAAAGCCGGCCGCGGATAAAAAAAAGACGACAAAGAAAAACACTGATTAA
- a CDS encoding FtsW/RodA/SpoVE family cell cycle protein produces MSATAEIAVEEKSARIKSWKGGLDQHARGDKVIWALVVLLTLVSLLAVYSATGSLAYKKYKGNTEVYLFKQVVFILLGFGIVYFAHRVNYTIYSKVARILFILSIPLLAYTLFFGVKMNEGSRWIRVPLINMTMQTSDLAKLALFMYLARLLSRKQQVIKNFRKGFIPVILPVGVTCLLIAPANLSTALLLGASCLMLLFIGRVSLRHIALVIALALIPIIMLIMAAMVQHKKGGTATAATPTETVKKSGSGLTGRVSTWVGRVENFIYGGKEADNDEMYQVNQAKIAISKGGLFGVGPGNSTTRDYLPQAYNDFIFAIIIEEYGLLGGAFILFVYVVFLYRCIRIFKRCPFAFGAFLALGLSFTLAIQAVANMAVTVNLFPVTGVTLPLVSMGGSSFLFTCLAIGIILSVSRNVEGIEQPKTATVADPVVAEAEPEVEPEAINE; encoded by the coding sequence ATGTCAGCTACAGCAGAAATAGCAGTGGAAGAAAAAAGCGCCCGGATAAAGAGCTGGAAAGGCGGACTGGATCAGCATGCCCGGGGTGACAAAGTGATCTGGGCGCTGGTGGTATTATTAACATTAGTATCGTTGCTGGCAGTATATAGCGCAACAGGCTCTTTGGCTTATAAGAAATATAAAGGCAATACAGAAGTTTACTTATTTAAACAGGTGGTCTTTATCCTGCTGGGTTTTGGTATTGTTTATTTCGCGCACCGGGTCAACTATACCATTTATTCAAAAGTAGCGCGGATACTCTTTATCCTCAGTATTCCCCTGCTGGCTTATACTTTGTTCTTTGGCGTAAAGATGAATGAAGGCAGCCGCTGGATCCGGGTGCCGCTGATCAATATGACGATGCAGACATCGGATCTGGCCAAACTGGCCTTGTTTATGTACCTGGCGCGGTTGCTCAGTCGGAAACAGCAGGTGATAAAGAATTTCAGAAAAGGATTTATCCCCGTCATTTTACCGGTAGGGGTTACCTGTTTGCTGATCGCCCCGGCCAATCTGTCCACCGCATTATTACTGGGGGCCAGTTGCTTGATGTTATTGTTTATCGGACGTGTCAGTCTCAGGCATATTGCATTGGTTATTGCCCTTGCGTTAATTCCTATTATTATGCTGATAATGGCCGCAATGGTACAGCATAAAAAAGGCGGAACGGCAACAGCAGCAACTCCCACAGAAACAGTTAAAAAATCAGGCAGCGGACTAACGGGAAGGGTAAGCACCTGGGTCGGCCGTGTTGAGAATTTTATATATGGCGGTAAAGAAGCGGATAATGATGAGATGTACCAGGTGAACCAGGCCAAGATCGCTATATCAAAAGGAGGTCTTTTCGGGGTAGGGCCGGGGAACAGTACCACAAGGGATTATTTGCCGCAGGCCTATAATGACTTCATTTTTGCGATCATCATCGAAGAATACGGATTACTGGGCGGTGCGTTTATACTTTTTGTGTACGTGGTATTCCTGTACCGCTGCATACGGATCTTTAAAAGATGCCCTTTTGCATTTGGCGCATTTCTGGCATTAGGACTGAGCTTTACGCTGGCCATACAGGCAGTGGCGAATATGGCAGTGACGGTAAACCTGTTCCCGGTAACGGGAGTAACCCTTCCGCTGGTAAGCATGGGCGGTTCCAGTTTTCTGTTTACCTGCCTGGCTATCGGGATCATATTAAGCGTGTCGAGAAATGTGGAAGGCATAGAACAGCCAAAAACGGCAACAGTAGCAGATCCGGTGGTAGCTGAAGCTGAACCGGAAGTAGAACCTGAAGCAATAAATGAGTAA
- the murC gene encoding UDP-N-acetylmuramate--L-alanine ligase → MEAKKIADIKRIYFIGIGGIGMSAVARYFHSKGIRVSGYDKTETPLTKALVAEGIPVHYEDAVEQAPKDADWVVYTPAVPKEHTELNFYKENGYPVMKRSDVLQQITESSFNICVAGTHGKTTTTTMIAHLLRDSGYGCNAFLGGIAANYDTNFWSDANDVCVIEADEYDRSFLKLSPDIAVVTAIDPDHLDIYGTEENVRKAFAEFAQRLKPGGLLIRKLGIGKELSAARIWQYSLQNNSANAYAANIEIKGGGYVFDAVLPTQLIEGVQLHMGGMHNIENMIAAITVASSLNIDKDKIKKAVASFKGVKRRFEYIIPPDPEDGNGLVFIDDYAHHPEELRALINGVKTLFPTRKCTLIFQPHLYSRTKDFALEFAAVLSLVDKVILLPIYPAREQPIPGIESNIIAEKMEGGDPVIMTKDELLHWVGNDFLKEGNKELGDVIITAGAGDVDKLVGVIKNSLEKIK, encoded by the coding sequence GTGGAAGCAAAGAAAATAGCGGATATAAAAAGAATTTATTTTATCGGGATTGGGGGCATTGGGATGAGCGCAGTAGCCCGCTATTTTCATTCAAAGGGAATCCGGGTAAGCGGTTATGATAAAACAGAAACGCCGTTAACAAAGGCCCTGGTGGCAGAAGGAATACCGGTTCATTATGAAGATGCAGTTGAGCAGGCTCCGAAAGATGCAGACTGGGTGGTGTATACACCCGCTGTTCCAAAGGAGCACACCGAGCTGAATTTTTATAAAGAAAACGGTTATCCCGTAATGAAACGCAGCGATGTGCTGCAGCAGATCACAGAAAGTTCTTTTAATATATGTGTGGCCGGAACGCATGGCAAAACCACTACCACCACGATGATCGCGCACCTGTTGCGGGACAGTGGGTATGGTTGTAATGCATTCCTTGGCGGTATTGCGGCAAATTATGACACGAATTTCTGGAGCGATGCAAATGATGTTTGTGTAATTGAAGCCGATGAATACGACCGCAGTTTCCTGAAGCTGAGCCCGGATATTGCAGTGGTTACGGCCATTGACCCCGATCACCTGGATATCTACGGAACAGAAGAAAATGTGCGTAAGGCATTTGCTGAATTTGCACAACGACTGAAACCGGGAGGCCTGTTGATCCGCAAGCTGGGTATTGGAAAAGAGTTGAGCGCGGCCCGCATATGGCAGTATAGTTTGCAAAATAACAGCGCTAATGCCTACGCGGCCAATATCGAAATAAAAGGGGGGGGGTATGTTTTTGATGCGGTACTGCCCACACAGCTCATCGAAGGAGTTCAATTGCATATGGGCGGTATGCACAATATTGAGAATATGATCGCCGCCATTACCGTGGCAAGTTCTTTAAATATTGATAAGGATAAAATTAAAAAAGCAGTAGCGTCCTTTAAAGGAGTGAAGCGCCGGTTTGAATATATCATTCCTCCTGATCCGGAAGACGGGAATGGTCTTGTTTTTATTGATGATTATGCGCATCATCCGGAAGAATTAAGGGCGTTGATAAATGGTGTAAAAACATTATTTCCAACAAGGAAATGTACACTAATTTTCCAGCCACATTTGTACAGCCGTACAAAAGATTTTGCCCTGGAATTTGCTGCTGTTTTGAGTTTGGTGGATAAGGTTATCTTATTACCCATTTATCCTGCAAGGGAACAACCGATCCCCGGAATTGAAAGCAATATCATTGCTGAAAAGATGGAAGGAGGTGACCCTGTAATCATGACGAAAGACGAACTATTGCATTGGGTTGGAAATGATTTTTTGAAGGAAGGAAATAAGGAGTTGGGAGACGTGATCATTACCGCCGGTGCGGGAGATGTGGATAAGCTGGTAGGAGTAATAAAAAACAGTTTAGAAAAAATAAAGTGA
- the murG gene encoding undecaprenyldiphospho-muramoylpentapeptide beta-N-acetylglucosaminyltransferase, whose translation MIIAGGGTGGHIFPAIAIAHALQEKDPSIRILFVGAKGKMEMEKVPQAGYKIEGLDIAGFNRSSLIKNISLPVKLIKSFIQVKKIFKSFRPDAVIGVGGYSTFPVLRYAQSKGIPTFIHESNSFAGKANILLGKKATTIFTATDGMEKFFPAAKIIITGNPVRQAIASMNISRKAGLDFFSLPENKLTVLVIGGSLGAKSINEAILAHYKELLGAGLQLIWQTGKTLAKEAAEIAVEHRDIWAAPFITEMQYAYAAADIIMARAGAMTVAEITVAKKPVVFVPYPFAAEDHQTMNALQLVNKGAAWLVKDSDAKESAVAKIIELAKDAATRNYMAEVLGTLSITNADERIAGEILKRI comes from the coding sequence ATGATTATAGCAGGTGGCGGAACCGGCGGGCATATTTTCCCGGCCATCGCTATTGCCCATGCGCTGCAGGAAAAAGATCCATCGATCCGGATCTTATTTGTTGGAGCAAAGGGGAAAATGGAAATGGAAAAAGTGCCGCAGGCTGGGTACAAGATTGAAGGGTTAGATATTGCAGGGTTCAATCGCAGTTCTTTGATAAAAAATATTTCACTGCCGGTTAAGCTGATCAAAAGCTTCATCCAGGTGAAAAAGATCTTTAAGTCGTTCCGGCCGGATGCGGTAATTGGGGTTGGGGGTTATTCTACCTTTCCCGTGTTGCGTTATGCGCAATCAAAAGGAATACCAACGTTTATTCATGAATCCAACTCCTTTGCAGGCAAGGCAAATATCCTGTTAGGGAAGAAGGCTACTACGATATTTACTGCAACAGACGGAATGGAAAAATTTTTCCCGGCGGCTAAAATTATCATAACCGGCAACCCGGTACGGCAGGCAATCGCCTCTATGAATATAAGCCGAAAAGCAGGACTGGATTTCTTTTCTCTGCCGGAAAATAAGCTGACGGTGTTGGTGATTGGCGGCAGTTTGGGCGCGAAATCAATTAATGAAGCGATCCTTGCACATTATAAAGAGCTGTTGGGTGCGGGATTGCAGTTGATCTGGCAAACAGGCAAAACACTTGCAAAAGAGGCGGCGGAAATAGCAGTAGAGCACAGGGATATTTGGGCGGCCCCGTTTATTACCGAGATGCAGTATGCCTATGCGGCGGCCGATATTATTATGGCACGCGCCGGGGCGATGACGGTGGCGGAAATAACGGTGGCTAAAAAGCCGGTTGTTTTTGTGCCATACCCTTTTGCGGCAGAAGACCATCAAACGATGAATGCGTTGCAGTTGGTTAATAAAGGAGCGGCCTGGCTGGTGAAAGATAGCGACGCGAAGGAGAGCGCTGTTGCAAAAATAATTGAACTGGCTAAGGATGCGGCCACCCGGAATTATATGGCGGAAGTGCTGGGGACATTGTCCATAACCAATGCAGATGAACGGATTGCCGGTGAAATTTTAAAACGGATATAA